The Coffea eugenioides isolate CCC68of chromosome 8, Ceug_1.0, whole genome shotgun sequence genome has a segment encoding these proteins:
- the LOC113779771 gene encoding tropinone reductase 2-like produces the protein MASEQLSGRWSLNGMTALVTGGTRGIGHSIVEELAGFGATVYTCSRNQKELNERLQEWGAQGFKVYGSTCDKASRTEREELIKNVSSTFDGKLNLLVSTNSDP, from the exons ATGGCAAGTGAACAATTGAGTGGTAGGTGGTCTCTTAATGGAATGACTGCCCTTGTTACTGGTGGCACCAGAGGCATTGG GCATTCCATAGTGGAAGAGTTAGCAGGATTTGGAGCCACAGTATACACATGTTCAAGAAACCAAAAGGAACTTAATGAAAGGCTGCAAGAATGGGGAGCACAGGGTTTCAAAGTCTATGGTTCAACTTGCGATAAGGCTTCAAGAACAGAAAGAGAGGAACTAATAAAGAATGTCTCTTCCACCTTCGACGGCAAGTTGAACTTACTGGTAAGTACAAATTCTGATCCATAA